The Pseudomonas fragi DNA window CTTTGGCCGTCGACAGCCAGACACTGACGGGCATGTTCTGGGTAACCACCTTCAGCATGCTGCTGATGGCAGCCATCTACCGCCCGTTGTTGCTGGATACCCTTGACCCCCTGTTCCTGCGCAGCGTCAGCCGACTGGGGCCATTGGCTCACGGGCTGTTCCTGACCCTTGTGGTATTGAACCTGGTGATCGGCTTTCAGGCCATCGGCGCATTAATGGTCGTGGGTCTGATGATGCTGCCCGCCATTGCCTCACGGTTCTGGAGCCGTCGGCTGCCTGTGCTGATCCTGATCTCGGCGGTGATTGGCTGCGTTTCAGTTTGGCTGGGCCTGCTGCTGTCGTTCTATTACTCACTGCCCAGCGGCCCGGCCATTGTGTTGATGGCGGGTTGTGGCTATGCGCTGTCTGTCATTTTCGGTCCGGTACACGGCTTGCTGCGCCGACCGCCTTTGCTGTCATCCCAATGAGGTGCTACACGATGCGCGCTCTACCCGTGTTGTTCAGTGTGTTTCTGGTAATGGGTTCTTCACTGTCGTTCGCCGCCGAAAACCCGAAAATCCCGGTCGTCACCAGCTTCAGTATTCTGGGGGACATCACCCGGAAAATAGGCGGTGAACGTATTCAGGTCATGGCCCTGGTCGGCCCAGATGAAGACGCTCACACCTACGAGCCTTCACCCGACGACGCCAAGGCTTTGCTCAAGGCCAGGCTGATTATTAAAAATGGATTGGGCTTTGAGCCCTGGCTTGATCGTCTGGTAACCAGTACCGAAACCAGGGCAACGCTGGTCACCGCCAGTGAAGGGGTAACTGCACATTCAATGGAGGAGGATGGCGCGATCATCCCCGACCCCCATGCCTGGCACGATCTGGCGAATGCCAAGTTGTATGTAAACAACATCACCCGGGCCTTGATCGAGGCTGACCCTGCCGACCAGGCCGACTACACCCGTAACAGCCAGGCCTACCTCAAGGCGCTGGATCATCTGCAAGCCCAGGCCAAAACCAAACTCGGCAACCTGCCCGCTGGCAACCGCCGTATCGTGACGTCCCACGATGCCTTCGGTTATTTGGGCCAGGCTTATGGCATCGACTTTATGGCGCCTCAAGGTCTGTCGACTGAACGGGAACCCTCTGCCGCTGAAGTCGCTGCGCTGATTCGCCAGATCCGCGACGACAAGGTCAAAGCCGTGTTTATGGAAAACATCAAGGACTCGCGCCTGTTGCAGCAAATTGCCGATGAAAGTGGCGCACAGATTGGCGGCACCCTGTACTCCGATGCCCTGGCGAGTAAAGGCCCGGCCAGCACCTTCCTGGGACTCTTCGAATACAACCTCGACACCCTGAACGCTGCATTGAGCAAACCATGATCAGAAAAAACCCTTCCGGGGATTTACCCGTGATTGCCGAGTCCGCCTATGTAGACCGCACCGCAATCATCTGCGGCAAGGTGGTGATTGGCGAGAATGTGTTTGTCGGGCCCTATGCCGTGATCCGTGCCGATGAAGTCGACCAGGACGGCGGCATGCAACCGATCAGCATCGGCGCCAATTCAAATATTCAGGACGGCGTAGTGATTCACTCAAAGTCCGGCGCCGCGGTCACTATCGGTGAAAGCACTTCGATTGCGCACCGCTCCATCGTTCACGGGCCATGCCGAGTGGGCGATCGAGTGTTTATCGGTTTCAACAGTGTGCTGTTCAATTGCGAGCTGGGTGACGGCTGCGTGGTGCGGCATAACTCGGTGGTCGATGGCCGCGACCTGCCGGACAACTTCTATGTGCCGTCCACGACCCGCATCGGACCCAACACTGACCTGAGCCAGTTTGCGCCGGTCAGTGTCAGCGCATCGGAGTTTTCAGAGGATGTAGCGCGCACCAATGTGGATTTGGTGCGCGGCTATAAAGCGCTGCAAAACGAGTTTTGATCAGGTGCGCGGTTTAACTGTTCCACAGTTTTGCCCCAACCACACAGCACGGGTATCCATGCTGCCCTTCTGCTGAATCCCGGTCGCATTAAAGGTGCCATTTACTTGGGTGGTGAATTCACGATCACTGGCAAACGTTGCCACACCTGCGCCCTGGGCTTTTGGACAACTAAAGCGAAACTTCCACTGATTTCCACTACGCTCAGTGATCTGCTGATTGCACCCTGACTTGGGGTCTGTCAGCGGAATGTTGTCTGACTTCACTTGCTCGGGCGTCAGGCACACTCGCACCCCTTTACCCGCCATGGTCAGCCCTTGGCTTTCCAGTTGGGCTTTTTGTTCCGGGGTCAGCATATTCTGTAATTGGCCTAACATTACCTGCAGTTCAGGCAACTGTTGGCCATCTACCTGCATATTGCTGGAGCTGAGCTCCCAAAGCCCCGGTTGCAGCATTTGGGCCTGAGCCACAGGAATCGACAAACCACAAGCCATGAACAGCCCAAGCAGACGAACATTCATCAAGCAACTCCTACGCGATTGTCAGCGTTAGACGTCAAAAAAGGGCAAGTGTTGCGCCCACAAACAAATAGGACATTCATAACAGATCCTGGTCTGTTAGTACTGGCATTAGACATTTTGGAGTAAGGAGACGCATGGATTATCTAGGCCCGCACGTACTTGGTTATCTGATTCTATTAATCCACAGCTTAGGCCTGATTGCCGCCGTGCATGCGGTGCTGACGGTCAGGACTGCGCAGGGCTCGATTGCCTGGGCCATGTCGCTGTTCTTTATTCCTTACTTCACGCTGATCCCGTATCTGATTTTTGGCCGTAGCACTTTTGACGATTACATTCGCGCCCGACGCGATGCCAACCAGGAAATGCGTGAAGCCATCACCCATTTGAGCTGGCGCCCGTGGGTCGAAGAAGCTCTCGCGGCACGCAGCTCCAAGGCATACGCCTCGCTGCGCGCGATGCCCAGGCTGGGGCGCATGCCTTGCCTGGCAAACAACTCGGTACGGTTGCTGATCAATGGCACGGCCACTTTCGACGCGATCTTCGCTGCCATCCGCAGTGCGAAAGAAGTGGTCCTGGTGCAGTTTTTCATTATCAAGGACGATGACCTGGGCATGAGGCTGCAGGCGCTGCTCCTTGAAAAAGCCGCTCAAGGGGTTGCGGTGCATGTGCTCTATGACAGCATCGGCAGCCATGCCCTGCCA harbors:
- a CDS encoding DapH/DapD/GlmU-related protein yields the protein MIRKNPSGDLPVIAESAYVDRTAIICGKVVIGENVFVGPYAVIRADEVDQDGGMQPISIGANSNIQDGVVIHSKSGAAVTIGESTSIAHRSIVHGPCRVGDRVFIGFNSVLFNCELGDGCVVRHNSVVDGRDLPDNFYVPSTTRIGPNTDLSQFAPVSVSASEFSEDVARTNVDLVRGYKALQNEF
- a CDS encoding DUF3617 domain-containing protein — translated: MNVRLLGLFMACGLSIPVAQAQMLQPGLWELSSSNMQVDGQQLPELQVMLGQLQNMLTPEQKAQLESQGLTMAGKGVRVCLTPEQVKSDNIPLTDPKSGCNQQITERSGNQWKFRFSCPKAQGAGVATFASDREFTTQVNGTFNATGIQQKGSMDTRAVWLGQNCGTVKPRT
- a CDS encoding metal ABC transporter permease — its product is MVIASQLWQPFQEFVFMRRALFGGLLLACSTAPLGVFLILRRMSLIGDAVAHGILPGAALGFWFAGLSLPALTMGGLGAGLSMAGLSAWITRRTGLREDASLAALYPISLASGILILGIAGKRLDLLHLLFGSALAVDSQTLTGMFWVTTFSMLLMAAIYRPLLLDTLDPLFLRSVSRLGPLAHGLFLTLVVLNLVIGFQAIGALMVVGLMMLPAIASRFWSRRLPVLILISAVIGCVSVWLGLLLSFYYSLPSGPAIVLMAGCGYALSVIFGPVHGLLRRPPLLSSQ
- a CDS encoding metal ABC transporter substrate-binding protein, encoding MRALPVLFSVFLVMGSSLSFAAENPKIPVVTSFSILGDITRKIGGERIQVMALVGPDEDAHTYEPSPDDAKALLKARLIIKNGLGFEPWLDRLVTSTETRATLVTASEGVTAHSMEEDGAIIPDPHAWHDLANAKLYVNNITRALIEADPADQADYTRNSQAYLKALDHLQAQAKTKLGNLPAGNRRIVTSHDAFGYLGQAYGIDFMAPQGLSTEREPSAAEVAALIRQIRDDKVKAVFMENIKDSRLLQQIADESGAQIGGTLYSDALASKGPASTFLGLFEYNLDTLNAALSKP